In the genome of Microcoleus vaginatus PCC 9802, the window AAAATCTGAGCCAGTTGCAGCTCAACAAGCTGAGCAGACATTTCATATCGTTCTTGCCTTCAAAGATGCTGGCATCGGCTTGCGCGATCGTGATGTGCGAATGCTGATGCCGCGCCATCCCGATAAGTGGCGAACCGCATTGGGTTTGGGAGATAGCGATCGCACTCAGGATTCTGACAATGCTAGTCGGTAAGTCATATCGATTCCAGTTGCACAGTCGGTGATAGTTGACTGTTGACTATGAGTCAAAAAACTGAAAATAGCGCGCTATATTTGTTGGCAGCTTGATTCGACTTTACGCCCGACGATGAAGCGCGGATTTGATATCATTCCGGCAGCGCCGGAATGATATCAGTAGCATCATAATTACGACTCAACTTTTTGTCAGCCCTGGCACTACTTTTTCGCCAAACACCTCAATAAACTGCTCTTGCTCTCGGTTAACGTTGTGCAAAATTAGTTCATCAAACCCCAATTCAATATCTTTTTGCAACCACTCAAGATGCTGCTCTTGGTCTGCCGAGATGCGGACGTGTTGATATAACTCTTCTGGTTGTACAAACTCCCCGGCGGCATCAAATTGATCGGGTGTTATCAGTTCTGTCAGCATTTTGGTTTTGAAGATGTTATTACGCCATTGATGATGAGCACCTTGTAGTGCTTTCTCTGCATTACTGTCATAGGAAAGCTGCACTTTCAAAATCATTGGTTTCCCTTCTCCCCCACCGCGACGAAACGCATCGACGACTTTTTTTAACTTTTCAGGTGGGCGAGAAGTAGTAATTAATCCATCAGCCCAACTGCCCAACCATTCTGCGGTTTCTGGGGTAACTGCCGCGCCGATAATTAATGGGAGAATTTCCGGGCGGGTATAGAGTTTTGCATCTTCTACGCACACTAAACCGCGATGGGTGACGGTTTCTCCTGCCCAAAGGGCGCGGATAATATCGACACATTCTTTGAGGCGCGCGTTGCGATCGCTCTTAGTAGGCCACTTCTCCCCAGTAATATGTTCGTTCAACGCTTGACCGCTGCCAACCGTGAGCCAAAAACGATTTGGAAACATTTCTGCTAAAGTTGCCGCAGCTTGGGCAATAATAGCCGGATGATACCGCTGTCCGGGAGCGCAAACAACCCGATAGGAAAGCCTCGGCGTTGCTTGCATTGCTGCACCCAACCAAGACCAAGCAAAACCACTTTGTCCTTGCGCTTCACTCCAAGGATGAAAGTGATCGGAAGAAAGGGCATTGGTAAAGCCAGCTTGTTCTGCCATTTGGACATATTTCAGCAGTTCGCTGGGCTTAAACTGTTCGTGGGAAGCGTGATAACCAATTTGTGCCATAAGTTTTTAGGAAGGAGTTTTGAGTTTTGAATTTTAAGTTTTGAGTTTTGAATTTTAAGTTTTGAGTTTTGAGTTTTGAATTTTGAGTTTTGAGTTAAAATATCCAGACTTAAAAGCAGGTGATTTAATCAGGACGGCTAGTAAAAGTTATGAATTTTGAGTTAGAGCCGTTTTTAATTCACCAAAAATAATCTTGCACTTAAAATTCATAACTTTCTGTATAACGGGCAAGCTTATGAGCGGAAAATTCGCCGATAGCGAGCTTCAATTACCGAGTAGATGCCATAGGCAATTAAACCCAAAGGTACTAGAGCCAAAATCACTGGGCTAAAAGGCTGTTGTGCCAGAATTGCCAACACCTCGCCCAATCCCTTCGTTTGACTAGCATCCGATAGCCTTGCTGCTTGAATGAAGAAAAAACCGATTATAACGAAAACAATTCCACGGGCAGCAATTCCAAATCGACCCAACCGTGTCGCCCACTTTTGCTCGGTTGGGCTCATTTCATCTAGCTTGAAATGGCGGCGAAATTTGGCTTTATATGCTTCGTAGAAATAAGAAAATCCTACACCAATAACAATTGATCCCGCCAATCCTACCAGCCATTGTCCAAACGGTTGCGCTAAAATTTGGGCTGTCAAATCTTCGGTTGAATCGCTCTTACTAACGGCCGAACCCATTATCAGTTTTACAGCCGTTAAAGCCAAACCTGCGTAACCTAAAGCACTTAAGGCGTAGCCAATGCGTTGGGCAATTCGCTTGGCATCCATTTTCTGTCCTTGGTGTTCTGGGTCGAGAATTGTCTGAACGATACGCAAAAGGGCATAACCAATAATGCCAATCGTTACCAGAAATAGCAGAAATTTACCGAAGGGTTGGTTAACAATTTCTGATAATGCACCGCTAGTATCGGTTGTCCTGCCGCCCATACTAAAGGCTGCTTGTGCTGCTAGAAAACCGACAATAAAGTAAACTAAGCCTTTGGAAGCATATCCCAATCTTGCCAGTCGCTCAAACCAGGGATGAGAAGCTGCCTGTCCAATTGAGTCTTTAATGCTGTCGGTGGGTGAGTTGTCCCGTTTCATATTTTTTATACTTTAGTTGTTAACGACTGCTGGCATAGGCATATGGTGAATTCCTTTGCAGTTAACTGAGTTTTTAAACAAATAATTTATATTATTCTCTATTAATTTAATTATTAGCTTGTTTAGATATTTTTTCATCAGTCTTGAGCGGGAGTGTCAGGAGTTGATTGATTGATAAACTTCACATTAATTGGGCTTGACAAATATCGCTTTATGGATTATATCCTGGGTTCCCTGATGGAGCAGTCTGCCAGCGGTCTAGTATATCTTTGATTAAAACTTATTGAAGCCAAATTTGAATAACAATTAGAATTGGTAGCCCTAAAAATAATCCCAAAAAAATCAATAAAAATCTAAATACTGTCTTGAGTGCTAAGGTGTAATTGGAAAGCAAATATACCTGCTTATTCATAAGGATAGGGGTGACAAAATTGCCTCCTACAATTTGTTTGATTAGGAAATATAGCAACAACACTTAGCCTGCTTTCCAAGGCGAATTTAATAAAGGCAACCCGGCTAAAATTACGCTTAAAAATTCGCCCATATCAGGAATGAAAGCGAAGATAAATGCCACAATACCGTTAACACAAAGCAGTGTCACTTGCAAAGCAAAGAAATTAATAATGCTCGTAATATAGTAAGCCTAAATCATTGGTAAATTTCTTACTCCCTCCCCTTACTCAGGGGAGGGTTGGGGTGGGGTAAAAGATTTATGACTCTTGCAAGGATTGCTATAGCAATAAAACTCATGCTTTATGCAATGCCTGCCAACCAACCCATTAAACCCTCTTCGCCTTTTGAGATAATTTCATCGGCTCGCTGACGGTAAAAATCGGGAAAAATGCTGATAGTTACGTGGCGGTAAGGCATCGGATTTACCAGAAGTATGGTAAAAAATATAATTAATAAGCTATGAATAATCAGGCTTAGAGAGTGGGAATACAACAGATAAATATGCGGATTGGTTCAGCTAAAAATTGTTTAAATTTGTTGGGTTAAATCGTCAATACTGGAAAGGTGGTCAAAAATTTGTCCGGGTAATCTTGCTTGCAACCAATAGCTCCAAACTCCCATATGAATAGTTGGGAATCTGGAATAGGTGCCATAACGGGCTTATGGACGTTGCAAGAATGGATGCGCCCCAGTGCGGCTGTTGGGAATCAAGCATCTATCGCCAATAGTGCGATCGCTCGCACTTAACTTAAAGCATTATCATAAATTTTTTCTCATTCATCTTCCATCAGATGGATATTTTTTTATAACATCAGACAGATGGCAAGGTTGGGCTAGTTAGATTAAATAGAGAATAGAAGCAAAATTTTGAGATGGTGAACAAAGACAATAGACGTTTTGCGTAAGTCGATTTTTAAGACTTTAAATTCCCATTGTCGCAAGAAGTTGATTGTTCAGAACCGGGAGGATTTGAGGAAAATCAAATCAACCACAACGGCAGTGCGTGTGTTGAGTTCAACCTTTTATTTACCGGAAATTGCCGAATTCGGTTCCCAAAGATCCGGCATCCTGTCCTGCCCTTAACTGACTTTTCAGGAAAACTCTAATAGCTAACCACAAGGCGATCGCTTGCGACAGGAAGACAAGCAGAACCTATTTCTTACGTCGTTTGCTTTCATGATCAATTCAGCAATAAGGTGTATATAATGAATCAACTGAATCAACCAGAGTCCTTGTCGCAACCGCTGACCCAAACTGAATTCGTCGCAACTTTTCGCTTGTTTAGTAGATTTAGCTTCTGGATACAGTTATTCTTGGGTGCTATTTCCGGCATTGTTTTAGTATTTGCTATGTTGGGTCGCAACATGAGCGATCAAACCAATAATAATGCAGGTATTGGGTTCGGCATATTTTTAGCGGTAGTTGGTCTGTTATTGCTGTGCTTTAGAATTTTTTGGGATTTTCGCTATAGGCTTTTAGGGCGACTTTTGCACGCCGAAAATTCCCAGGTATATCCCAGCAAAGAACATATTACTCACACCTTACGGATTGGATTAGTTTCTAGTTTGGTGGGGGTATTAATCGCGTTTGTCGCTTCTGAAGAAACAGTTGCTGTAGTTCTAGCGAAAACTCTTAGTCAACCGCAAGCGATGGCAGCTTATGCGCCCGAAAATGTGATTCGTTCCCTAGATATTTTTGTGACGATGGCCAACGTCAATCTGATTGGCGCTCACTTTTTTGGAGCTGTTACTTCTCTTGGGTTACTCAATTGGGTAGAAGAGTAGTTGGCAAAATTAGCGATCGCTAAAGGCAAACACAACTCCTAGGCCGTCAGGACTTACAACCGCTGGCCGATTTAACTAAGGTTTTTGGTTTTGCACTGTCTTGGTGAAAGAGAGCGAAGACAGTGCAGCTACAAGCTAAACAACTGGGCTATTTGGATGAACATCTAATCGGAAATTGGTAGCGATCGCTCCTGCTAATGGTAGTCAGCTTGAGCAACCGCTTTTTTATTTAAAAAACGTAATTTATTTATTATCTTGATAGAGATTTCATCTACCTTTATATTGATAAATATATTTTTAATTGGGACAAACAGGACTAAGGCTCATATTCCGAAAGATGAGCTATAAGCGTGGCATTCAGCTTCCTAAATGATCCAGTGACCGGGTTTCTGAACAAAGCCATGTTACACCGTTTCTCTATTAGGAAATGTACTGTAATGAAACACCTCTGGTATAAAAACGCAATTGTCTACTCCCTCGATGTTGAAACCTTCATGGACTCCGACGGCGATGGTGTAGGAGACTTTCAAGGACTTATCAACCGCCTAGACTATTTATCCGCGTTAGGAATTACTTGTTTGTGGTTGCTGCCGTTTTATCCTTCCCCTAACCGGGACAATGGTTACGACGTGATGGATTACTACAACATTGATCCGAGACTGGGAACCCTGGGAGATTTTGTCGAGTTCATGCACCAAGCAAGGGAACGAGGAATTCGGGTGCTGATCGATCTGGTAGTAAATCATACGTCCAATCAGCATCCTTGGTTTGTTGCAGCCAAAAGCGATAAAAACTCCAAGTATCGCAATTACTACGTGTGGTCAGAAAATCCACCCAAAACCGCTCCAGAAGTGCTGGTGTTTCCCGATGCCGAGGACAGTATTTGGGAATACGACGAACAAGCAAACGCTTACTATTTGCATCATTTCTATAAAGAACAGCCTGATTTGAATATTGCCAATCCGGCAGTACGAGAAGAAATCTGCAAAATTATGGGTTTCTGGCTAGAACTGGGCGTGTCTGGATTTCGCATTGATGCTGTTCCCTTTTTAATTAAAGGAATTGGCATCGAAGGTGCAGACCCCGAAAACCTGCGAGGTTTCTTGGAAGAAATGAGAGAGTTTGTGTCATCGCGTCAGGGTCATGCTGTGTTGCTGGCAGAAGCAAATGTCGATCGCGATCAAATTTCTATCTACTTTGCTAAGGGCGACAGAATGCACATCCTGTTCAACTTTTTGCTGAACCAGCATCTGTTTTTGGCCCTGGCGCGTCAAGAATCCACAGCAATGCGCGATGGACTAAAAACCTTACCGGATATTCCTGATATTTGTCAGTGGCTTAATTTTGTGCGCCACCATGATGAACTGACGCTAGACCGCATTACTTCATCGGAACGAGAGGAAATTTTTGCAGCGTTTGCCCCTGAGAAAACTATGCAAATTTTCGGGCGCGGGATTCGTCGTCGCTTACCACCGATGATGAAAGGTGACCGCCGCCGGATTGAACTGGTCTACAGCTTGCTTTTCACCCTGCCTGGTACACCCATGCTGCGCTATGGCGAAGAAATTGGCATGGGCGACGATCTTTCGCTGGAAGGTCGAGGCAGCGTCCGCACGGTGATGCAATGGTCAGATGCAGCGAATGGCGGCTTCTCGACGGCCACAACTGATGCCCTTGCCAGACCTGCGATCGCCCACGGAGAATACGGTTACAAACAAGTCAATGTCCTCGCAGCGCAGCGCGATCCTGGCTCATTAATTAACTGGATGGAACGTGCAATCAGCATCCGCAAGCAATGTCCTGAGTTGGGTAGGGGCAAGTGGCACATTCTGGAAACCGACTCTCCCTCGGTTTTAGCCCACTGCTGCGACTGGCAAGGCAGGACGGTGATTGCTGTCCACAATCTAGCCGACAAACCTTGTACCGCTACGCTGAAATCTCAGGAATACAGCCATCTGTTCGATTTATTTGGCGATCGCCTCTATGAATCTCTCGATGCGGACTCGCCCTCTATTCCCTTAGAAGCCTACGGTTATCGCTGGTTTCGAGTCAATCGAATCCAGGGTTGAAAAAGTTAATGTTGATGGGAGTTATCAACGGTATTTCCGGCATACACATCCAGCCCTTTGATATCGTCCTCCTCAAAAGCTGCTTGGCGGTAGTTGGGATTAAAATCCTCAATTTTGTAAAGTAACATTGTTGTTTCCTGTACTATCTTAATCAACTTGTGCATTTACTTTAGATAGATATCAGTTCTCATACTTGCTTCTTATGAATGATTCAGCAAATTGAAAATCATCAAGATAGCGATATTTTTTTATATTTTTCTATCTTTAGGTGGATGAATTTAGCTTTACTATACTGAATGTTATAAATTTATCTAATCATTTGTAGGTTGGGTGGAGCCAACCTACAACCTTTCTGCCACCAACTCTCACAAGGATTTATTAGGTTTTATTATCACCTTAACTACGGGATATCCTACAAAATTAAGGCCATCTCTAAACTAGCTGCTGGTTTTTTTTAAAAGGAGATTTCGATTTTATGAGCTAAATTACTACTTTTGATATTTAAAATTTTCAACTTAAAAATATTATGCCCATCGGTAGATATTCTGGTAATGATGATTAAGTAAAATTAAATTACCCTCAAGGAAAAAAGGCACAACGTAACGCAGGGGTTAATCTTTTATGACTTATCCAGATCGATCGGGCAGTCAACTCACTGAGCCTAGAATCGTCAATCCGCTGGTGGATTATCACGACCAAGTGAGGTGGGGGCCAATTTTGGCAGGAATTGCGATCGCTCTGGGCACTCAACTGGGTTTAAGCGCTTTGGCAATGGCGATCGGATTAAGCGTCGGTGCAACAGGTGCGGATGCAGGTTCCGTTGGTTTTGGGGTCGTAATTTTGTCGATTATCAGTTTGCTGATTTCCCTATTTTTAGGCGGTTGGGTGATGGCTCAAAGCTGCGGCCCAATGACCATGAAAACAGCACTTTTGAATCCAGCAATTCTTTGGGGAACTACATTAGCACTTAGTTCTTAGTTATTAGCAAGCGGAATATCGGGTGCTGTTGGCGCTGTCGCTGTTAATGCTGGAGAAATTGCCAATCAAGTACAACAACAGGGCGGCGTTAATATACCGAATCAAGTGCCGAATGTAGACCCAAATCAAGACTGAAGAACCTGGAACCGAAACGCTGCAGGCGATCCAGCAACAAAGCGAGAAATATCTCCATGTTGCGATCGCGCAGCAAGCAGGGATGGATCAAATTATGGTTCACATGATTTTGGCAAGTTATCCCAACAAAAACTGGGAAGATATTCTGCCAGAATTGAAGGCATTGCAATTAAATGCCGATTCTCTCAAAAGGATTGCTGCTAACATCAAGTCTCCCAAACCATTGGATACATTGTTAGAGCAACTTAACCCCGACTTTGCAGTACCGCTATTAGCTCAATGCCGTCGCATTGCCGAAAGTAGCCCAGAGGTTTCCGAAGCAGAACAGAAGGTGCTGGATGCGATCGCACAAAAACTCAACGGTCAAGATGTGGCTTCGATATCCACTTGAAAAAAATTGTTGGTGCGTTAGCTTTCTGCGTAACGAACCATCCCCAATATTTACTGTCGCTGTGTAAATCCTAAATTAGCCTCACGTTACAGTAATCTACAGCCTTAAGATAGAGTTTGACATGGCTAATTTTAATACTATCAATAACAACTGATGCAAGAGGAAGTTTTATGACAGCAGAAATATCCGGAGTCTGGGACAAGATTGAAAGCATGATCAATAGCTTCATTGTCCTGCTGCCTAATATGATACTAGCGTTCCTTGTTTTTGCAATCTTTTTCTTTGTTGGAAGGTCAATTAAGAGAGCGGTCAGGCGACTTACCCGCAACCACCGCCAATCCCGGAATTTGGGACTGGTGTTGGGAAGGTTAGCGCAGGGTATTACTGTTCTGGTTGGTCTGTTTATTGCCTTGTCGATTGTAATTCCCACATTTAGAGCAGGCGATTTGGTGCAACTGCTGGGAATTAGCGGGGTAGCGATTGGTTTTGCCTTTCGCGATATCTTACAAAACTTCCTAGCTGGTATCCTAATTCTTTTGACGGAACCGTTCCAAATCGATGACCAGATTGTGTTTAAAAACTTTGAGGGAACGGTAGAAAGTATTGAAACTCGCGCTACAACAATCCGAACCTATGATGGTCGCCGGATTGTAATTCCCAATGCCGAATTGTTCACCAATTCTGTTATGGTGAATACCGCCTTTGATAAACGCCGGATGGAATACGACGTTGGTATCGGCTACGGCGATGATATTGACCTCGCCAAGCAGTTAATGATGGAAGCCATGCACAATGTGGATGAGGTTTTGAATGACCCTGCTCCTGACGTGCTGCTGATGGAACTTGCAGGAAGTACCGTCAATATCCGCGCTCGATGGTGGATTGCTCCGCCGCGACGAATTGACGATCTGCGATCGCGGGACAAGGTGCTGTCTGCGATTAAAAAAAAGCTGACTGCCAACGGCATCGACTTGCCCTTTCCTACGCAGCAAATTTTGTTTCACGACCAAACCGAAGAGACGGATGGCGATCGCCAACGTCAACGAGAAGGATGGCCCGTTGGTAATGGCGAAGTTCCCAAACCCCACAGCATCAGCGGTTCTCTGCAAAAACTAATAGAACTGCGAGCGCAACAAGACGGCAACGGACAATCTTAACCAGACCCCAACTCATGAAAAATGTCAAGTTAAGCAAACTTTGGGACTCGCTGCACTCTAGCTACTGGTTTATCCCAACGTTGATGGCGGTATCGAGTCAGCGCCGGATTATCCCGCCTCGCTCAAAGGGATTTTCCCTCGCCGTATCGCTACGACGATGAACAGAATTTGCGCGTCATTGTTGAAGGAGTGACGTTTGAAGGGTTAGTCGATGCTGCCTTTAACCAAATTCGCCAGTATAGTAAATCAGATGTGGCGGTAACAATTCGCTTATTGGAAGTTATAGCTTGCATCGCCACTTACACCCACAGTTCCAAACAACGAGAAGCTTTACGCCGTCAGGCGGAGATGATTTTAAATAGTAGCCGCGAACAAATCTCTCAGGAGCAAGACCAGAAAGATGTCCAAGAGCGCTATCACCAAGTCATTAAAGCTTTAAAACAGGATTAATTTGGTTGAGCAGAATTATGGTAATAACAACAGCTTTACGATCGGCTCCTAATACTTTAGCTTTAAGCGCGCTGATCGCCATTGGTTTAGCGCTGACACATTTATTTTGCGGCAAGTTGCGGTTTGCTCCTATTCCTCGCAGTGGCTGGCTTTCAGCGGCGGGTGGGGTTTCAGTAGCTTATGTTTTTGTGCATATTTTACCGGAATTAAATCTGCACCAAGCGGTATTAGAGAAAGTAGAAGCCGGAGTTATTTCCTATCTAGAACACCACGTTTATTTAATAGCTTTGTTAGGATTGACTGTATTTTACGGCCTGGAGCAAATTGCCAATTTATCTCGTCAGCGTGGCGAAGAAGATGTGACCAGTCTTGGTGTTTTTTGGTT includes:
- a CDS encoding DUF1206 domain-containing protein, with amino-acid sequence MKRDNSPTDSIKDSIGQAASHPWFERLARLGYASKGLVYFIVGFLAAQAAFSMGGRTTDTSGALSEIVNQPFGKFLLFLVTIGIIGYALLRIVQTILDPEHQGQKMDAKRIAQRIGYALSALGYAGLALTAVKLIMGSAVSKSDSTEDLTAQILAQPFGQWLVGLAGSIVIGVGFSYFYEAYKAKFRRHFKLDEMSPTEQKWATRLGRFGIAARGIVFVIIGFFFIQAARLSDASQTKGLGEVLAILAQQPFSPVILALVPLGLIAYGIYSVIEARYRRIFRS
- a CDS encoding DUF3611 family protein, with product MNQLNQPESLSQPLTQTEFVATFRLFSRFSFWIQLFLGAISGIVLVFAMLGRNMSDQTNNNAGIGFGIFLAVVGLLLLCFRIFWDFRYRLLGRLLHAENSQVYPSKEHITHTLRIGLVSSLVGVLIAFVASEETVAVVLAKTLSQPQAMAAYAPENVIRSLDIFVTMANVNLIGAHFFGAVTSLGLLNWVEE
- a CDS encoding trehalose synthase, with product MKHLWYKNAIVYSLDVETFMDSDGDGVGDFQGLINRLDYLSALGITCLWLLPFYPSPNRDNGYDVMDYYNIDPRLGTLGDFVEFMHQARERGIRVLIDLVVNHTSNQHPWFVAAKSDKNSKYRNYYVWSENPPKTAPEVLVFPDAEDSIWEYDEQANAYYLHHFYKEQPDLNIANPAVREEICKIMGFWLELGVSGFRIDAVPFLIKGIGIEGADPENLRGFLEEMREFVSSRQGHAVLLAEANVDRDQISIYFAKGDRMHILFNFLLNQHLFLALARQESTAMRDGLKTLPDIPDICQWLNFVRHHDELTLDRITSSEREEIFAAFAPEKTMQIFGRGIRRRLPPMMKGDRRRIELVYSLLFTLPGTPMLRYGEEIGMGDDLSLEGRGSVRTVMQWSDAANGGFSTATTDALARPAIAHGEYGYKQVNVLAAQRDPGSLINWMERAISIRKQCPELGRGKWHILETDSPSVLAHCCDWQGRTVIAVHNLADKPCTATLKSQEYSHLFDLFGDRLYESLDADSPSIPLEAYGYRWFRVNRIQG
- a CDS encoding mechanosensitive ion channel family protein — translated: MTAEISGVWDKIESMINSFIVLLPNMILAFLVFAIFFFVGRSIKRAVRRLTRNHRQSRNLGLVLGRLAQGITVLVGLFIALSIVIPTFRAGDLVQLLGISGVAIGFAFRDILQNFLAGILILLTEPFQIDDQIVFKNFEGTVESIETRATTIRTYDGRRIVIPNAELFTNSVMVNTAFDKRRMEYDVGIGYGDDIDLAKQLMMEAMHNVDEVLNDPAPDVLLMELAGSTVNIRARWWIAPPRRIDDLRSRDKVLSAIKKKLTANGIDLPFPTQQILFHDQTEETDGDRQRQREGWPVGNGEVPKPHSISGSLQKLIELRAQQDGNGQS
- a CDS encoding LLM class flavin-dependent oxidoreductase, coding for MAQIGYHASHEQFKPSELLKYVQMAEQAGFTNALSSDHFHPWSEAQGQSGFAWSWLGAAMQATPRLSYRVVCAPGQRYHPAIIAQAAATLAEMFPNRFWLTVGSGQALNEHITGEKWPTKSDRNARLKECVDIIRALWAGETVTHRGLVCVEDAKLYTRPEILPLIIGAAVTPETAEWLGSWADGLITTSRPPEKLKKVVDAFRRGGGEGKPMILKVQLSYDSNAEKALQGAHHQWRNNIFKTKMLTELITPDQFDAAGEFVQPEELYQHVRISADQEQHLEWLQKDIELGFDELILHNVNREQEQFIEVFGEKVVPGLTKS